From one Sardina pilchardus chromosome 6, fSarPil1.1, whole genome shotgun sequence genomic stretch:
- the LOC134083388 gene encoding trypsinogen-like protein 3 gives MISTGVSVGTDCSPFARPWLVSLSNVDDLTGQSDPEQRISVGEWINRSKYTTRHKRSPVTDLELVRLAWSARFTPQVQPIALPTRCPQPGERCVVSGWGPSDPGTGSRKQQCLVREVLSESACRQAHGYWTGNLVCTGPQHTTECNCLRDDSSVLECGGVLQGVKGFVFLSEGCSTGKPDTFSPICQYRSWIDAIMSTNTPTVGPQITSLPMTPTTASTSTILISAAWPFDDLS, from the exons ATGATTTCCACAGGGGTGAGTGTGGGCACGGACTGCAGCCCGTTCGCCAGACCGTGGCTCGTCTCCCTCTCCAATG TGGATGACCTGACTGGACAGTCGGACCCAGAGCAGAGGATCTCAGTGGGCGAATGGATTAACCGCAGCAAATACACCACCCGTCACAAGAGGAGTCCCGTAACTGACCTGGAGCTGGTGAGGTTGGCCTGGTCGGCGCGCTTCACCCCCCAGGTCCAGCCCATAGCTCTGCCCACTCGATGCCCACAGCCTGGGGAGCGGTGTGTGGTGTCTGGCTGGGGACCCAGTGACCCAG GGACCGGGTCGAGAAAGCAACAGTGTCTGGTCCGGGAAGTTCTCAGTGAATCTGCCTGTAGGCAGGCACACGGGTACTGGACGGGCAATCTGGTCTGCACTGGACCCCAGCACACCACAGAATGCAACTGtctg AGAGACGACAGTAGTGTTTTGGAGTGTGGAGGCGTGCTGCAGGGAGTGAAAGGTTTTGTATTCTTATCTGAGGGATGCTCCACAGGGAAGCCAGACACCTTCTCCCCCATCTGCCAGTACAGGAGCTGGATCGACGCAATCATGAGCACCAACACTCCAACTGTGGGGCCGCAAATCACAAGTCTACCCATGACTCCAACCACAGCTTCAACCTCAACTATACTGATAAGCGCCGCATGGCCTTTTGACGATTTATCTTAA
- the LOC134083389 gene encoding mannose-binding protein C-like translates to MYYQIQLLIVGEAQSLLEPPALSCPALAGIPGTPGHNGLPGRDGRDGKDGRAGAPGPKGDKGDPGVATDQGPPGEMGPAGPVGPPGLKGDRGDPGTPGTLANDSLLISEIQALRGRLSLLEKASGYRTFRKVGLKYYVTDGLVATFDEGVKFCSDAGATLVLPRTEGENQALTKVFAVYPSSQPFIGATDRKHEGHFFDLHDRPLAFTKWGSGEPSNSGGNEDCIAIYLPGTWHDFNCDTNHLIICEMTN, encoded by the exons atgtactatcag atTCAGCTGCTCATCGTGGGAGAAGCTCAATCCCTTTTGGAGCCTCCAGCCCTCAGCTGCCCTGCCCTCGCTGGCATACCTGGCACCCCAGGGCACAACGGCCTTCCTGGCAGAGACGGAAGAGATGGGAAAGATGGCAGAGCGGGAGCGCCTGGACCCAAGGGGGACAAAGGagatcctg GCGTGGCAACAGATCAAGGCCCTCCAGGAGAAATGGGTCCAGCTGGTCCAGTGGGCCCACCTGGCCTAAAGGGGGACAGAGGGGATCCAGGAACACCTG GGACATTGGCCAATGACAGCTTGCTCATATCAGAGATTCAGGCTCTCAGAGGACGACTGTCTCTACTAGAAAAAG CCTCAGGTTACCGCACCTTCCGAAAGGTTGGGCTGAAGTATTATGTGACTGATGGACTTGTAGCCACTTTTGATGAGGGCGTGAAGTTCTGCTCAGATGCTGGAGCCACACTTGTGCTCCCAAGAACAGAAGGGGAAAACCAAGCGCTGACAAAGGTGTTTGCAGTTTATCCGTCCTCTCAGCCATTCATTGGAGCAACAGACAGGAAGCACGAGGGACATTTTTTCGATTTACATGACAGACCGTTAGCTTTCACTAAGTGGGGCAGTGGTGAGCCGAGTAATAGCGGTGGCAATGAAGATTGTATTGCAATTTATTTGCCGGGCACGTGGCATGATTTCAACTGTGACACTAATCATTTAATCATCTGTGAAATGACAAACTGA
- the LOC134082104 gene encoding trypsinogen-like protein 3, which translates to MRLLLLAAALGCVGVSVGTDCSPFARPWLVSLSNGQTGVLLNEWWVLTKFSYDGGSQHLVARLGVDDLTGQSDTEQKVSVAMWINHSPYRRRRKRSPVNDLALVRLAKPARFTPQVQPIALPTRCPQPGEQCVVSGWGSSGSGTGSRKQQCLVQQVLSDSVCMHLNPMYWTSNVFCTKPQHNAQGNCLRDDSSVLQCGGVLQGVKGFVFISEGCSTGKPDTFSSICRYRSWIDRTMSTMTPTVGPQTTTPPTTPMMTTWMWPFDHFVS; encoded by the exons ATGAGGCTCTTGTTGCTGGCGGCTGCTTTGGGTTGTGTGG GGGTGAGTGTGGGCACGGACTGCAGCCCGTTCGCCAGACCGTGGCTCGTCTCCCTCTCCAATGGTCAGACCGGGGTCCTCCTCAATGAGTGGTGGGTGCTGACCAAATTCTCCTACGATGGCGG GTCCCAGCATCTGGTCGCTAGGCTCGGGGTAGATGACCTGACTGGACAGTCGGACACAGAGCAGAAGGTCTCTGTGGCTATGTGGATTAACCACAGCCcctaccgccgccgccgcaagAGGAGTCCCGTAAATGACCTGGCGCTGGTGAGGTTGGCTAAGCCGGCACGCTTCACCCCCCAGGTCCAGCCCATAGCTCTGCCCACTCGATGCCCACAGCCTGGGGAGCAGTGTGTGGTGTCTGGCTGGGGATCCAGTGGCTCAG GGACGGGAAGCAGAAAGCAACAGTGTCTGGTTCAGCAAGTTCTCAGTGATTCTGTCTGTATGCATCTGAACCCAATGTACTGGACGAGCAATGTGTTTTGTACTAAGCCCCAGCACAACGCACAAGGCAACTgtttg AGAGACGACAGTAGTGTTTTGCAGTGTGGAGGCGTGCTGCAGGGAGTGAAAGGCTTTGTATTCATATCTGAGGGATGCTCCACAGGGAAGCCAGACACCTTTTCCAGCATCTGCCGGTACAGGAGCTGGATCGACAGAACCATGAGCACCATGACTCCAACTGTGGGGCCGCAAACCACAACTCCACCCACGACTCCAATGATGACCACATGGATGTGGCCTTTTGATCattttgtatcttaa
- the LOC134082105 gene encoding skin secretory protein xP2-like: MRKLLVCAVLIALLAIGAESSRVVRQAEEEGDVPAPVEEEAVAAPAEEVDVPAPAEEEAAPAPAEEEPAPAEEEAAPALAEETPAQAEAPAPVEEAPHAEEHSAPAPAEEEGTATRVMNTLRSYYDQTLNTASGYLEDIKGLKLEEKAKNLYVDTSSTVKTYAGVMQDQLYHMIGSQ; the protein is encoded by the exons ATGAGGAAGCTCCTGGTTTGTGCCGTGCTCATTGCACTTCTTGCCATCG GTGCAGAGAGTAGCCGCGTGGTCAGGCaggctgaggaggagggagatgtgCCCGCCCCAGTCGAGGAGGAGGCTGTGGCCGCACCAGCTGAGGAGGTAGATGTGCCCGCCCCAGCTGAAGAGGAGGCTGCACCCGCTCCGGCTGAGGAAGAACCTGCACCCGCTGAGGAAGAAGCTGCACCCGCTCTGGCTGAGGAAACACCTGCACAAGCTGAGGCACCCGCCCCAGTGGAGGAGGCCCCACATGCAGAAGAACACAGCGCACCCGCTCCAGCTGAGGAGGAGGGCACCGCAACCAGAGTGATGAACACCCTCAGATCCTACTACGACCAGACCCTCAACACCGCCTCTGGATACCTGGAGGATATCAAGGGCTTGAAACTGGAGGAGAAAGCCAA GAACCTGTACGTAGACACCAGCTCAACTGTGAAGACCTACGCTGGGGTCATGCAGGACCAACTGTACCACATGATCGGGTCCCAGTAA
- the LOC134082106 gene encoding small ribosomal subunit protein bS16-like → MRKLLVCAVLIALLAIGAESSRVVRQAEEEGDVPAPVEEEAVAAPAEEVDVPAPAEEEAAPAPAEEEPAPAEEEAAPAPVEEAPHAEEHSAPAPAEEDGTATRVMNTLRSYYDQTLNTASGYLEDIKGLKLEEKAKNLYVDTSSAVKTYAGVMQDQLYHMIGSQ, encoded by the exons ATGAGGAAGCTCCTGGTTTGTGCCGTGCTCATTGCACTTCTTGCCATCG GTGCAGAGAGTAGCCGCGTGGTCAGGCaggctgaggaggagggagatgtgCCCGCCCCAGTCGAGGAGGAGGCTGTGGCCGCACCAGCTGAGGAGGTAGATGTGCCCGCCCCAGCTGAAGAGGAGGCTGCACCCGCTCCGGCTGAGGAAGAACCTGCACCCGCTGAGGAAGAAGCTGCACCTGCTCCAGTGGAGGAGGCCCCACACGCAGAAGAACACAGCGCACCCGCTCCAGCTGAGGAGGATGGCACCGCAACCAGAGTGATGAACACCCTCAGATCCTACTACGACCAGACCCTCAACACCGCCTCTGGATACCTGGAGGATATCAAGGGCTTGAAACTGGAGGAGAAAGCCAA gaaCCTGTACGTGGACACTAGCTCAGCTGTGAAGACCTACGCTGGAGTCATGCAGGACCAGCTGTACCACATGATCGGGTCCCAGTAA
- the LOC134082107 gene encoding skin secretory protein xP2-like, translating to MRKLLVCAVLIALLTIGTESSRLPRQAEEEGDVPAPAEEEAVAAPAEEEPVPAEEEPAAPAEDTPHAEEQVAPAPAEEAPAPAEEDSIVEAVHEEAAPAPAVPAPKGTVARVMNSLRSYYDTAINTASGYLEAIRGLKLEEKAKNLYVETTTAVRTYAGVMQDQLYHMIGAH from the exons ATGAGGAAGCTTCTGGTTTGTGCTGTGCTTATTGCACTTCTCACCATCG GCACGGAGAGTAGCCGCCTCCCTAGGCAggctgaggaggagggtgaTGTGCCCGCcccagctgaggaggaggcTGTGGCTGCACCAGCAGAGGAGGAGCCCGTCCCAGCTGAGGAAGAGCCAGCAGCTCCGGCTGAGGACACCCCGCATGCTGAAGAACAGGTTGCACCAGCTCCAGCTGAGGAGGCACCAGCCCCAGCTGAGGAGGACTCCATAGTCGAAGCAGTTCACGAGGAGGCTGCACCAGCCCCAGCTGTCCCCGCTCCGAAGGGCACCGTGGCCAGAGTGATGAACTCCCTCAGGTCCTACTATGACACCGCCATCAACACCGCCTCTGGATACCTGGAGGCTATTAGGGGCTTGAAACTGGAGGAGAAAGCCAA GAACCTGTATGTGGAGACCACCACAGCTGTGAGGACCTATGCTGGTGTTATGCAGGACCAGCTGTACCACATGATCGGGGCTCACTAA